A genomic region of Streptomyces rimosus contains the following coding sequences:
- a CDS encoding FGGY family carbohydrate kinase has translation MGIVAGLDSSSESTRIVVCDADTGAVIRQGYAPHPAEKGHEIDPQAWLMSLGEAAGNGLLEGVQAIGVSAQQHGMLPLDADGALVRAALVGNDKRAQSAAADLTDALGGRAAWTQAVGAVPHAAQPLTKLRWLARNEPANAARVAEVLQPHDWLVWQLLGRPARRTTDRGGASGTGYWSAAAGAYRPDLVELALGHQVRLPEVLGPSGTAGFTPEGLLISAGTGETMAAAFGLGVGAGDAVVSLGASGSVFGIHHEALADSNGTITSFADATGMHLPVVHTSNAVRVLRGTAEMLGTDLTGLSELALKSTPGSYGLVLLPYLEGERTPHLPHTAGSLHGLRRESMKPEHLARAAFEGMLCGLADALDVLRGRGVEVRRVFLLGAAAELGAVQAAAPGLFGAQVVVPQPADYAALGAARQAAWALGAAHGTLAPHEPPRWPAAASQVFEPGEDLPVGQAVRQQYIAVREESYAGAFLSSQ, from the coding sequence ATGGGGATAGTCGCCGGGCTGGACAGTTCGTCCGAAAGCACACGGATCGTGGTCTGCGACGCGGACACGGGTGCCGTCATCAGGCAGGGGTACGCGCCGCACCCCGCCGAAAAGGGACACGAGATCGACCCGCAGGCGTGGCTGATGTCACTCGGCGAGGCCGCGGGCAACGGCCTTCTGGAGGGCGTACAGGCGATCGGGGTCTCCGCGCAGCAGCACGGGATGCTGCCGCTGGACGCCGACGGCGCACTCGTACGGGCCGCACTGGTCGGCAACGACAAGCGGGCGCAGAGCGCGGCGGCCGACCTGACCGACGCGCTCGGCGGGCGGGCCGCCTGGACGCAGGCCGTGGGCGCCGTGCCGCACGCCGCCCAGCCGCTGACGAAGCTGCGCTGGCTGGCCCGTAACGAACCGGCGAACGCGGCGCGCGTCGCGGAGGTCCTGCAGCCGCACGACTGGCTGGTGTGGCAGCTGCTGGGGCGGCCGGCGCGGCGTACGACCGACCGGGGCGGGGCCTCCGGGACCGGGTACTGGTCGGCGGCCGCCGGCGCGTACCGGCCCGATCTGGTGGAGCTGGCGCTCGGGCACCAGGTGCGGCTGCCGGAGGTGCTGGGTCCGTCCGGCACCGCCGGGTTCACGCCGGAGGGGCTGCTGATCTCCGCCGGTACGGGCGAGACGATGGCCGCCGCCTTCGGGCTGGGCGTCGGGGCGGGCGACGCGGTGGTGTCGCTGGGCGCCTCCGGCTCGGTCTTCGGCATCCACCACGAGGCGCTGGCGGACTCCAACGGCACGATCACCTCGTTCGCCGACGCGACGGGGATGCATCTGCCGGTGGTGCACACGAGCAACGCCGTACGCGTGCTGCGCGGCACTGCGGAGATGCTGGGCACCGATCTGACGGGGCTGTCCGAGCTGGCGCTGAAGTCGACGCCGGGCTCGTACGGGCTGGTGCTGCTGCCGTATCTGGAGGGCGAGCGGACGCCGCACCTGCCGCACACGGCGGGATCGCTGCACGGGCTGCGCCGCGAGAGCATGAAGCCGGAGCATCTGGCGCGGGCGGCCTTCGAGGGCATGCTGTGCGGCCTCGCGGACGCGCTGGACGTGCTGCGCGGGCGCGGTGTCGAGGTGCGCCGGGTGTTCCTGCTGGGCGCGGCGGCCGAGCTGGGCGCGGTGCAGGCGGCGGCGCCGGGGCTGTTCGGCGCGCAGGTCGTGGTGCCGCAGCCGGCGGACTACGCGGCGCTGGGCGCGGCACGGCAGGCGGCGTGGGCGCTGGGCGCGGCGCACGGCACGCTGGCGCCGCACGAGCCGCCGCGCTGGCCCGCGGCGGCCAGCCAGGTCTTCGAGCCGGGCGAGGACCTGCCGGTCGGGCAGGCGGTACGCCAGCAGTACATCGCGGTGCGGGAGGAGAGCTACGCCGGGGCGTTCTTGTCGAGTCAGTGA
- a CDS encoding pyridoxal-phosphate dependent enzyme, with amino-acid sequence MPEATVTPDDVREAAARLKGVVHRTPVLRSRTLDRLVGAEVHLKCENFQRVGAFKFRGAYHAVSRLAPEQLARGVAAFSSGNHAQAVALAARELGSSAVILMPEDSPRSKRDATEGYGAEIVTYDRYTGDRAALGAQLAADRGLALIPPYDHPHVIAGQGTAALELIEDTGPLDALLTPVGGGGLMAGSALAATALSPGIRMIGVEPEAGDDTRRSLAAGERVRIPVPHTIADGQALSEPGELTFAVNRRLLDSVVLVSDDEIRAAMRLAFERLKIVTEPSGASALAALLAGAVEPLPRRVGVVISGGNIGLDRFLELMG; translated from the coding sequence ATGCCCGAAGCCACCGTCACGCCGGACGACGTCCGGGAAGCCGCCGCCCGCCTCAAGGGCGTCGTCCACCGCACCCCCGTGCTGCGGTCCCGCACCCTCGACCGCCTGGTCGGCGCCGAGGTGCACCTCAAGTGCGAGAACTTCCAGCGCGTCGGCGCGTTCAAGTTCCGCGGCGCCTACCACGCCGTCTCCCGGCTGGCACCGGAGCAGCTGGCACGCGGTGTCGCGGCGTTCTCCTCCGGCAACCACGCCCAGGCGGTCGCGCTGGCCGCCCGGGAACTGGGCAGCAGCGCCGTCATCCTCATGCCCGAGGACTCACCGCGCTCCAAACGGGACGCCACCGAGGGGTACGGCGCGGAGATCGTCACCTACGACCGCTACACCGGCGACCGGGCCGCGCTCGGCGCGCAGCTGGCCGCCGACCGCGGCCTGGCCTTGATCCCGCCGTACGACCACCCGCACGTCATCGCCGGGCAGGGCACCGCGGCCCTGGAGCTGATCGAGGACACCGGCCCGCTGGACGCCCTGCTCACACCGGTCGGCGGGGGCGGGCTGATGGCGGGCTCGGCGCTCGCCGCCACCGCGCTGTCGCCCGGCATCCGCATGATCGGCGTCGAGCCGGAGGCCGGGGACGACACCCGGCGCTCGCTGGCGGCCGGCGAGCGGGTCCGCATCCCCGTACCGCACACCATCGCCGACGGGCAGGCGCTGTCCGAACCCGGCGAGCTGACCTTCGCGGTCAACCGGCGGCTGCTGGACTCGGTGGTGCTGGTCAGCGACGACGAGATCCGGGCCGCGATGCGGCTGGCCTTCGAACGACTGAAGATCGTCACCGAGCCGAGCGGGGCCAGCGCGCTGGCCGCCCTGCTGGCCGGAGCCGTCGAGCCGCTGCCGCGCCGCGTCGGCGTGGTGATCTCCGGCGGCAACATCGGACTGGACCGGTTCCTGGAGCTGATGGGGTGA
- the dnaG gene encoding DNA primase, with product MAGRINDDDVKAVRDAVPIDAVVSEYLQLRNAGGGNLKGLCPFHDEKSPSFHVSPAKGLYHCFGCQEGGDVVDFIMKLDHLSFAETIERLASQAGITLRYEEGGYAPGRQQGERTRLVEAHKAAAQFYVEQLDSPEAEIGRRFLADRGFDQAAAQHFGVGYSPAGWDHLTRFLRGRGFSDKELILSGLSQDGRRGPIDRFRGRLMWPIRDIAGEVVGFGARKLRDDDNGPKYLNTPETPLYRKSHVLYGIDLAKKEIAKTNRAVVVEGYTDVMACHLAGITTAIATCGTSFGEGHIKILRRLLMDNSGSEVVFTFDGDAAGQKAALRAFEDDQKFAAQTSIAITPGGMDPCDLRLAKGDAAVADLVESRTPLFEFALRQVVARHNLDTTVGRAAALDEAAPIVANIKNSSIQHESAVQLAGMLGILDTQFVVRRVGQLARWARERGRDGQDPSRTGRRAAQQAPEATQPPAGPRGPALNLRSPAHRVERELLKLALQRPDLVSPAFDAYGADEFTAPPYATVRRCIEDAGGVQSAAGDNTYLARVREAAPDDTVRSLVTELAVEPLHTRRDPDEAYAGVQLVAVRLAAVNHRVTEIRGALQRLGPNADPQHLAAVQNELWVLQQYGQALRERGYAAL from the coding sequence GTGGCAGGCAGGATCAACGATGACGACGTGAAGGCGGTTCGGGACGCGGTCCCGATCGACGCCGTCGTGTCCGAGTACCTCCAGTTGCGGAACGCGGGCGGCGGCAACCTCAAGGGCCTGTGCCCCTTCCACGACGAGAAGTCCCCCTCCTTCCACGTCAGCCCGGCCAAGGGGCTCTACCACTGCTTCGGCTGCCAGGAGGGCGGCGACGTCGTCGACTTCATCATGAAGCTCGACCACCTCTCCTTCGCCGAGACCATCGAGCGCCTCGCCTCCCAGGCCGGCATCACCCTGCGCTACGAGGAGGGCGGCTACGCCCCCGGCCGCCAGCAGGGCGAGCGCACCCGCCTCGTCGAGGCCCACAAGGCCGCCGCCCAGTTCTACGTGGAGCAGCTGGACAGCCCCGAGGCCGAGATCGGCCGCCGCTTCCTCGCCGACCGCGGCTTCGACCAGGCCGCCGCCCAGCACTTCGGCGTCGGCTACAGCCCGGCCGGCTGGGACCACCTCACCCGCTTCCTGCGCGGCCGCGGCTTCAGCGACAAGGAGCTGATCCTCTCCGGCCTCTCCCAGGACGGCCGCCGCGGCCCCATCGACCGCTTCCGCGGCCGCCTGATGTGGCCGATCCGCGACATCGCCGGCGAGGTCGTCGGCTTCGGCGCCCGCAAGCTGCGCGACGACGACAACGGCCCCAAGTACCTGAACACCCCCGAGACCCCCCTCTACCGCAAGTCCCATGTCCTGTACGGCATCGACCTCGCCAAGAAGGAGATCGCCAAGACCAACCGCGCGGTCGTCGTCGAGGGCTACACCGACGTCATGGCCTGCCACCTCGCCGGCATCACCACCGCCATCGCCACCTGCGGCACCAGCTTCGGCGAGGGCCACATCAAGATCCTGCGCCGGCTGCTGATGGACAACTCCGGCTCCGAGGTCGTCTTCACCTTCGACGGCGACGCGGCCGGCCAGAAGGCCGCGCTGCGCGCCTTCGAGGACGACCAGAAGTTCGCCGCCCAGACCTCCATCGCGATCACCCCCGGCGGCATGGACCCCTGCGACCTGCGCCTGGCCAAGGGCGACGCGGCCGTCGCCGACCTGGTGGAGTCGCGTACACCGCTCTTCGAGTTCGCGCTGCGCCAGGTCGTCGCCCGGCACAACCTGGACACGACCGTGGGCCGCGCCGCCGCCCTGGACGAGGCCGCGCCCATCGTCGCCAACATCAAGAACAGCTCCATCCAGCACGAGTCCGCCGTGCAGCTGGCCGGCATGCTCGGCATCCTCGACACCCAGTTCGTGGTCCGCCGGGTCGGCCAGCTCGCCCGCTGGGCGCGCGAGCGCGGCCGGGACGGCCAGGACCCGTCCCGTACGGGCCGCCGTGCCGCCCAGCAGGCTCCGGAAGCCACCCAGCCGCCTGCCGGCCCGCGCGGCCCCGCGCTGAACCTGCGCAGCCCCGCCCACCGCGTCGAGCGCGAACTCCTCAAGCTCGCCCTCCAGCGCCCCGACCTGGTCTCGCCCGCCTTCGACGCGTACGGCGCCGACGAATTCACCGCGCCCCCGTACGCCACCGTCCGCCGCTGCATCGAGGACGCCGGCGGGGTCCAGTCGGCCGCCGGCGACAACACCTACCTCGCCCGGGTCCGCGAGGCCGCCCCCGACGACACCGTCCGCTCCCTGGTCACCGAGCTGGCCGTGGAGCCGCTGCACACCCGCCGCGACCCCGACGAGGCGTACGCCGGCGTCCAGTTGGTCGCCGTCCGGCTGGCCGCCGTCAACCACCGCGTCACGGAGATCCGCGGCGCCCTCCAGCGCCTCGGCCCGAACGCTGACCCCCAGCACCTGGCCGCCGTCCAGAACGAGCTGTGGGTCCTCCAGCAGTACGGCCAGGCGCTGCGCGAGCGGGGGTACGCGGCGCTGTAG
- a CDS encoding RNA polymerase sigma factor — MPESSERGGSGCTEPESPAEPLLMYGTDSGSAADAPGLSAASAAFTLEVAPVQTRTLADAPAAQTATVPQQAEPPAPEILVEEIAPEPPPRPEAGGPSSDLFRQYLREIGRIPLLTAVEEVELARRVEAGLFAEEKLRLAPDLDSQLALDLDKLVVLGRMAKRRLIEANLRLVVSVAKRYVGRGLTMLDLVQEGNLGLIRAVEKFDYARGYKFSTYATWWIRQAMSRALADQARTIRVPVHVVELINRVVRVQRRMLQERGYEPAPEEVAAQLDLPPERVSEVLRLAQEPVSLHAPVGEEDDVALGDLIEDGDAASPVESAAFLLLREHLEAVLSTLGERERKVVQLRYGLVDGRPRTLEEIGRIFGVTRERIRQIESKTLNKLRDHAFADQLRGYLD; from the coding sequence GTGCCTGAGTCCTCGGAGCGCGGCGGGTCCGGGTGTACCGAACCGGAATCCCCCGCGGAACCGCTCTTGATGTACGGGACGGACAGCGGCTCGGCCGCAGACGCTCCCGGCCTTTCCGCCGCCTCAGCAGCGTTCACACTGGAGGTCGCCCCCGTGCAGACCCGGACCCTCGCCGACGCGCCGGCCGCGCAGACGGCCACCGTGCCGCAGCAGGCCGAGCCGCCCGCGCCCGAAATCCTCGTGGAGGAGATCGCCCCGGAGCCGCCGCCGCGTCCCGAGGCGGGCGGCCCCTCCTCCGACCTGTTCCGCCAGTACCTGCGGGAGATCGGCCGGATACCGCTGCTGACCGCCGTGGAGGAGGTCGAACTGGCCCGCCGCGTCGAGGCCGGGCTGTTCGCCGAGGAGAAGCTGCGGCTCGCCCCCGACCTGGACTCCCAGCTGGCCCTCGACCTGGACAAGCTCGTCGTCCTTGGCCGGATGGCCAAGCGCCGCCTCATCGAGGCCAACCTGCGCCTGGTCGTCTCCGTCGCCAAGCGCTACGTCGGCCGCGGCCTGACCATGCTCGACCTCGTCCAGGAGGGCAACCTCGGGCTGATCCGCGCCGTGGAGAAGTTCGACTACGCCCGCGGCTACAAGTTCTCCACGTACGCCACGTGGTGGATCCGCCAGGCCATGTCCCGCGCGCTGGCCGACCAGGCCCGTACGATCCGCGTCCCCGTACACGTCGTGGAGCTGATCAACCGCGTGGTGCGGGTACAGCGCCGGATGCTCCAGGAGCGCGGCTACGAGCCCGCGCCCGAGGAGGTCGCCGCCCAGCTCGACCTGCCCCCGGAACGCGTCAGCGAGGTGCTGCGGCTCGCCCAGGAGCCGGTCTCCCTGCACGCCCCCGTGGGCGAGGAGGACGACGTCGCGCTCGGCGACCTCATCGAGGACGGCGACGCCGCGTCCCCCGTCGAATCGGCCGCCTTCCTGCTCCTGCGCGAACACCTCGAAGCGGTGCTCTCCACCCTCGGCGAACGCGAACGCAAGGTCGTCCAGCTGCGGTACGGCCTCGTCGACGGCCGCCCGCGCACGCTGGAGGAGATCGGCCGGATCTTCGGCGTCACCCGCGAACGCATCCGCCAGATCGAGTCCAAGACGCTGAACAAGCTGCGCGATCACGCGTTCGCCGATCAACTCAGGGGATATCTGGACTAG